The Prionailurus bengalensis isolate Pbe53 chromosome E4, Fcat_Pben_1.1_paternal_pri, whole genome shotgun sequence region CCGTGGGCGTCCTTATCAGCAGGGCCCCAGGCGCTGGgtgcggctgctgctgctgccttcGCCAGCACCTCTCTGGGCCGCCAGCTCCCCTCCGTTCTCCGGCTCAGGAGATCCGATCGGTGAAGCCGAGGCCCTCTGCCCAGGCTCAGAAGGCGCATGTGTATCTGGTGTTTTTAGCGTCTATAGTTGGAGGAGATGGGCCTTAGCTCTCACAACTCATTAGATGAGGACTTCTCCAAATGGTGGGAGATACCGGGTGGTTAAATGCAGACTGGTGCACGCTTTTGGGGTCCCAGGAGTGGAGTGAAAGCCACAGTGTGGACACCATCAAGCAGTTTGCCTGATTGTAGAGGAGCCTTTGATCCACTGGAGTTTACGGGGCACCCACCGCGCGCCAAGCCGTGGGCCAGGTGCCTTTCCATCCTCGGTGTCCTCTGGTCTCCCCCCCGGAACCTCGTGAGCTGGTGGAGAcatggaggagggcagagagccgTGTTAGTTGCCAAGGGGGCTCCGAGCTCAGGCTGAGAGGCTGGGCGGTGGAGAGGACGCTGCGTTTCTGGGGAGGCAGCCCAAGTGGCCTCACGAGAGAGTGTCCTTGTGGGAAACTGGGACCGGGATGACAATGACGTCCTCCTCCTTCCATCCCCATGTTCCTCCTCCCTGCTTCGGTGCCACACGGGGACCTGGCCTCCCTCAGGCCTTCTCACCCGGCCCCTACCCAGAGGATCCCCCGCTTCTGTGGGGTGTCTCCTACGTCTCAGGGTTTCCCGGCTGCTTTCCCTCAGTGGCTTTCCACCTGCTTCTCCCCACTACGGGCTGCCGGAGGGTTTACCTTGCCCAGGGTGCAGACGGCGCTGGGTGCTGACGAGCCCaactttctgcctctccctgcagccGCTGAGCGCCGCTGGCATCCTGAGTTCCTCTTCCACCACTTCCAACAGGTCGAGGAATAAAACTCGCTATCGGACCAAAGCCGTGAGCTCCGAGGTGGACGAGAGCCTCTTCGGAGGTGTCAAGGTAACCCTCGCCCAGCCCCTTCCAGGTGGCCCCCCGAGGAAGACCCGAGCAGCCCCTGGGAACAGCTGCACgtggcttcccccacccctgccagcctCACGTCCGCCCGGCGTGTAAAATCTGGTGTAACATCGAGGGGGTTCTGTTGCCGAGAGCAGATCGCCGCCCAGTCAGTGCCCCAGGATGGAGACGTCTGAGGGTCAAGGTCGAGTTTGCAGATGGGGAGGGAGTAAGGTGTTTCCCCTCCGTCCAAGAACAGCATCAGGGAGaaacccagcccccacccccaccccgggggctcAGCCAGCAGGGTTACTGAGCTTTGGGAAACCCCAAGCAGGTCTTCGTGTGCTGATGTCGCCCACACGAAGCGAAGGAGAGAAGGTGCCGAGAGGGAGAGCTAGCTAGAGCGGCTTGAGATATTCTTGGTACTGGGGACGTGCAGCAggtaagaaggaagaagggaggccaggagagagagacggagagacggAGAAAAGACCAGCTGTGAACACCTGGGCGGCGGGCAGGTGGGGGGagcggtggggtggggagggtccgCGCTTGCTATTCTCACCGTGAACCGCAAAGGGCTTTCCAGAGGGTTCAAGGCGGCCATCTCTCTCCATTAGGAGACCCCCACCTGCAGCAGTTTCCTACGGACAAGGGAAAATCGGAGGAGCTCACTGTCACTTGCAGGCAGCTCTTGTTTGGGGCCCTTGGGGGGTTTCCTAGTTGCAGCGAAGATAGGTTTGGAAAGGGCCGCCTTCTCCAGGAGTCGTCCAGCTGGCTGGcgggaggggcagtgggaaaaATGCCCGCTCCTGGCCCATTTCTTTGGCCTCTTGCGGGGGGAGTCAGAAGTCTCTGAGCCGGCAGTAGGGGGCAGACGCGGCCCGCGGCGCGCCTGAGTTGCGCCCTCTTGGCAGCAGATGGGCAGCAGGGGGCAGCAGCACCCCGGGGACGTCCCTGCAAAGTGAGCTCAGGACCAGGAGGACCTCCACTGAGGCCATCCCCCTGCCTCCACTTGGGATCACAGTTACTGCATTTGGGACAAGTGAAATTCTCTCCTGTGCTCAAAATTTTCCTGAAataagtgcttttattttattttactttattttattttactaaaaaaattgtttttaatgcttatttgttattgagagacagacagacacagagtgtgagcaggggaggggcagagagagggggagacacagaatccgaagcaggctccaggctctgagctgtcagcacagagccccacgcggggcttgaacccacaaaccgtgagatcatgacctgagctaaagtcagacgcttaaccgactgagtcacccacccaggtgcccctattttattttgttttattttattttattttattttattttattttattttatttttattttattttgttttattttatttattttattttattttttatttttcttttgttttgttttgttttgttttattttattttgttttgttttgttttgttttattttatttattttattttttatttttatttttattttattttattttgttttgttttgttttattttattttgttttgttttgttttattttattttattttattttttatttttcttttcttttcttttgttttgttttgttttcttttattttgttttgttttattttatttattttattttatttttattttatttggttttgttttattttattttattttatttttttattttcattttaatttaatttaatttaatttttattttaatttaatttaatttaatttaatttaatttaatttttttattttcaagagtcCTTAACTgacagaggcacccaggtgccccagtggtttCGCGTTCTTATTATCAGACTCTTTCACGGTtggaacattttggaaaaaaaatcatacatttaaTATGTATTCTTGCTAATTCTGACTCCCTGACTTTCTCACCACGTTAGTTGTAAGAGCAGTTCTCTACCAGGCCCTTTAGCCGTTTCTAACTCCctccatatgattttttttgggggggggagtccaAGTAAATTAATCATAAGGAAAGATTAAACACTCCCAAATATCATAGACTGGATGAGTCTGTATCAAAGTGTGTTATCTCGAACCCACCGTGCGTCCGAGAGGGACCATTCTCTCTTCGTAAATATTTCATGGAGGGAGAGGACCCCGGAGACCCCAGATTTTCATTCCTGATGGTTTGGGGTTGGGAATGGACACATACTAGGCActcccctccccatccacccAGGAGTGTCTGCACAAGACACGGAGGGTTGGGGGGGCTTGTTCTCGGAGAAGCTGGTCAGTACAGAACACATGCAGCCAGGTTCAAGTGCAGAACACCACACTGTTTTCTCAGTGCCCCAGCAACTCTCGGCGGTCCCCACAGGACCGGGTGCCGGCCAGCCTCCTCTGCCACCGGCTGGGGtggaagaaagaggggaaggcTACCCTTGAAGAAGTTAGGATTGACTGGCAGGTGTGGGCTGACCAGCTTCTAAGCCGTCCTTCCTGACCCCGTAGCCTCTGACCCAGGACAACAGTCCTACCGTGCTGCTCCGAGATAAGCACGCCATTCGGAAGACTCTCGCTGCCCTGAGCTTGGACCACAAGCCGGAGACCATCCAGGTCGTCACCCGGGACATGGTCCGGAAACTCATGTGAGTGCCCAGGGCGCGGTGCCCGGCCTTCCTGTCCCAGCCTGCCCTTCTGCCGAAGACCCGTGCGGGGAGAGGGGGCTCCCTGGGTTCATGAAGTTGGTCTGGCCCCCGCTTCTTTCCTACTCGTCTCCCCTGTTTGCCTCCTAGCTCTCCTTCCTCGGCATTTcggcctctctttttctcttctttttgtatcTCTTCTTGCCTTTACCCTTGACCCCCAgcatcttccttttccctttcctctggctGCTGACGGACCTATTGGCAGAGGGGCCGTGCTCGGTGGGTCCCGGCCGAGCCCCCCTACTGCTCTGGCTGCACCAAGAATCTGAAGTAAGGGGGAACTGCCCAGATGCTGCTTAGGCCCCTGGCTTCTTCCGGGGCTCTGAGGCCAGAAGAGGAAATTCCCAAGGGGGATTCCCAAGTTCCTCTGGGATCAGCCCGGCTTCCTGCCTGGAGCCGCCTCCTTGCCGGGCGCCCTGGGGTTAGGCCCCCCCCCTCGGCAGTGTGAACCGAGCTTTCGCTCAGGGGCCCGGCTGCACCCTCAGGACCGTTCTCCCAACTCTGGCCGCACCTCAGAGAACTGGAGCTCCCCGCTGCGCCGCCCGCGTCGGGAGCTGGGGAAGCCCGGCTGGGCTGCGACACGGCTCGGCGAGCACGGTCGGCTCAGCCCCTGGCGTCAGATGGCCCTTTATGGTCAGCAGAGCTGCAGCTGCTGGTGGGGCCCAAGGCAGCGTTCTTCCCTGGAGGGGTCTAGTCCTGCCGGCCGGGATGCCGTCTCAGATGCGACCGTTTCTGGTCCTTCAGGTCCCGGGCCACGTCCCGGATCCATCACTCATTCGGGCCTCCTCCCGgaccctccccaacacacacatgggcacgcgcgcacgcacacacacacacctgcacacacacgcacgcgcacctgccacatgcacacacgtgcacacacgcctgcatgcacacacatgcgtgcacacacatacacatgcacacacttgtgTACACATGGTCACATATACCCACACAATTCacacgtgcgcgtgcacacacacatgctcacgctcgcacacacatgcacatattcacacacacgtgaacacactcacatgcacacatactctcacatatgcacgcacacacatgtgcatgcacagtacacacacgtgcacatgctcacatacatgcatgcacacacatgcacttgcacacatacactcacactcGCTCACACGTGTACACATACAGCcacatgctcacacatgcacatacacgcaCGCAGACTCACACACTTGCACACGCagactcacacacatacacacgcacgcgcacacttATACTCACACGCgtgctcacacactcacacacatacacacgcacgcgcgcacgtgcacacatgcacgtgcgcgcgcacacttATACTCACACGCgtgctcacacacatacacacgcatgcgTGCGCACACAAGTTTTATGGGATGAGGTTCACTTCCTGCCTCAGACCGGCTGCGTCTCGCTGCCGTGTCCCTGTTAAATGGCCTCACCCAGAAGCAGCTTTAGTCCTGGCCCCTGCTGCTCCCGCCTGCATCCTCTATGTATGTCATTTGTTTGTAATCATTATAATTAACTATTGGTTTGTTGAATGTGCTGGGCGGCTAGGAGGAGAGGGCCACAGACATGCCTCCAACTGTTGTTGATCAgagattttaattaatatttaggGTTCAAAGCTTCTCTCTGGGCCGGATGGACAGGGATGCCTAGGTTTCTCACAGCATCCGTTTCGACCTTGTCCGGCGTCCCCTCGCCCTTTTTAAGTCGTCTTCGAGGAATAAGCTATTTTTGGAGTTCAGGTCGCCAGCGTCGTTTTGAGCTCTGCCTCTGGGCCCAGCTCTGTGCCGCGGCCTGGGCCGCCAGGCGTGCGGTCAGCAGAGTCTGAGTCCTGGAGGAGCGTGTGGCCCAGCACACAGGCTGCACCCGTGGGGCCACGGCACAGGCAGCGGGAGCCGCACGCATGGGCTCCCAGGAGGTCAGCTCCCAGCCCGGTGCGGGGATGCGCGTCTGTGCACATGGCGCAGGGGCTCGCGGCTGCACAGACAGGGCAACGTACGCACCAGGCCTCTTAGCAAAAGTCCTTAAGACGTCTCTGTTTGGCCCGTCCCTCGCCTGGGACCCCTTCTCCCCAGGGGGCCCATGGGGTGGCACTGGGGGATGCTGGCagtggtgagggaggaggggagggcggaGCAGTGCTGAGagcttccccctcctccccactgacTGCTCATCCCCTGCGTCAGTGTTCCCGCCAAGGATCCCTCGGGGGAGTCCCTCATCATGAGCCCTGAGGACTTTGAGCGCATCAGGTGGGCGTCCCACGTCCTGAGCAGAGAAGAGCTGGAGGCCAGGGAGCAGGCcttccagaaggagaaggaggccATCATGGTAGCTGCCCTCCCCGAGCCCCGATCTCTGCCGATGGGAGCGGGGAGCTCTGGTCAGGGGGCCTTGGCAGGAGGCACCCACGTGTGCTTCCTGGAGACCGTAGAGCGCACGCCAGGTGTGGAtgctgctgggggcgggggcgggggcggggcgagcAGGAAGCCAGGCGGAGAAACTTCTGGGTTTCGAGGGCATGACGGGGTGAAGCCATCCCTGGGGTCACACTGGGTCACCCGTGGTAGCGGGGCCAGCGCCCAGGGCAATCCCCCCACTGATCCAGACCGCGTCCCGTAGGACGCAGTGGCCACACGTAAGAAGATCATGAAGCACAAGGAGATGGTGTGGAGAACCAACAGGAAGCTCAGCGACCTGGAGGAGGCGGCCAAGGAGAGGGCCCAGGACCTGCTGCAGAGAGCCAGCCAGCTGCAGGCCGAGCAGGAGGAGGAGCTCAGGGGCATGAGCAAGGTGGGGGCCTCGCTCCTCCCGCACCCCCAGGACCCactgccaccccctccctcctcttaccccaccccccccgcccggACAGGCTCCGCCCCAGCTGGACGTGGGGAAAGCAGGGGTGACCGGTGAGGGGCTGATGGAGGGGGCGTGTTGCTGCGGTCGGAGGGAGGACCGGCCTTGCCACAggctagctgtgtgacccccAGCAAGTCACATACCCACCCTGGGACTCACTTCCTTCatctgtttgtgtttgtttgtttttttttttaatgtttatttttgagagagagacagagcatgagcgggggaggggcagagagaggagtagacacagaatcggaagcgggctccaggctccgagccgtctgcacagagcccgatgcggggctcgaacccacgaaccatgagatggtgacccgagctgaagttggacgctcaacgacccagccccccaggcgcccctcgctccCTTCATTTGTAGAGCGAGAGTGGTGAAACCGCTTAGCAGGGTGATTGGCGGGGGTGAACGGGCTAACCCACAGCAGAGGCTTTCCCAAGTGTGGCGGGCACATGAAGGTGAGGACGCGACTTCCGCGTCTGTCCTGCTGGCTCCGTTCTGGCCGCgcgccctgcccttcccccgtagCGGGCTTCTTCTCAAGACACCAAAGCGCCTCCTTTAGCCCAGAGCGTGAAGACCCGAGGCTCGTTTGGACTTTTGTTTCTCAGTTGCACGTGGGTCCCAAGCAAATGCACACCGCTGACCCCCAACCCCCTCATCTACACCTTCTCCTCACACctccttttattttccagaactttctctcgCTCATTCTCACGGATGGCCGTCCCCTGATGTGTCACGTGGGGCTCTTCCCCCTTAAAACTCTAGCGGCTTGGTCTCTGCAAGAGTGTCTTAGGTTCCCTGAGAAGCAGGACAGAGGGTCTGAATATGGGGGTTCATGGGTCCCCCAGGGGGAACCTTGAACCTCTGAAGTTTCATGGAAATGTaacgtgcgtgtgtgtgagtgaatCTTAAGGAGGACGGGGTCCATAGCTTTCCTTATGTTCTCGAAGCGCGATGACCCCCCGAAACACGAAGGCCCGATACCCTGCAAGGTGCTACCGTGGCCTCTCCTCGCCCAGACCAGGGGCCTGGCACATGGCGTGGAGCTCCGCCGAGGCGAGGGCAAGCACAGGATGCTCTCGCTCTCCCGGGCTTGCGCGAGGCTGTGCGCGTGTCCAGCATACCCAGCGGGACCCGTTTCTCGCCCCCACCTTCCACACCCCCGGTGCATCCCGCCCGATCCGCGTGCCTTGACCCAGGGCCCCTGTCGTCTCCCCGCCTCCAGATCATCCTCAATGCCAAGTGCCAGGCCATCCGGGATGCCCAAATCCTGGAGAAGCAGCTGATTCAAAGAGAGCTGGACGCGGAGGAGAGGCGTTTGGATCACATGATGGAGGTGGAACGGCAGAAGGCCATTCAAAGGCAGGAGGAGCTggacaggaagaggagggaggagagaatccggTAAAGCGGTGGTTTGGGGGCCTCCCTCCCTGGCGCTTCCGTGGCTCTTTGGGTGCGGGTAGCCTTgccaagggaggagaggagaaatggtCACGATCACCATCTGTGAGCATCTCAGAGCCTGAGGAAGGGATTCCGAGAACCGCAGAGCTTCTCAAGGCTGATTCCCAAGATGGTTGCTTCACGACCTGGCCCCCCTTCAGCCTCGTTTCCCACCTTTCCCTGCCGTCCCCTCTGcgcgtcccccccacccccttcccccagcacccCTGGGCTTGTCACAGTTCACGCTTGTGTCCTTCGTCCTGCTTTGAAGCCTCTTCTTTCCCCCCTTTGCCCCTGGAAAACGCCTTCTCTTCTTTCCGTGTATGACACTTTTGCCGTCACCTCCCCCGGAAACCCCTCTCCCTGCACCAGGCAGGCCCGGTGGCTCCCTTCTGGTGCCCGGCCACACCGTGGTGTGGTCTCCCACACTGTTATGCTTCTCGCACGGCGGCTCCCCGGCCCGCGCCAGACTGCGTGCTCCCTGAGGACGGCGTCCCCGTCTTAACTCACTTCCGTAGCTCCGGGGCCTCGCAGAGAGTTTGGCCGGTGGttaacacctgttagaatgaataaattcagTCCCCTTCCCTTTGCAGGAAAGGACAAGCCCCAGAGGAGGTAAATCATAGAATCATGGTGTCCCAGAGCTAGATAGAACACCCACCGTGGAAAGCAAGAAAGATTTCCATAAACAGTCCTTGAACCACACTGACTGGCTGGTGTCTCTCTCCGTCTGATTCAGTCTTCCGGAACCATCCATCCCTGTTCTTCTCGTAGGTCCCTGGCAGACTACAGTAGGCTCCCTATAAACATTTACTCATTAGCTCAGTAGTTCTTAATCTCCTGCACAAACGGCTCTAATTAAGGAAAAAATCTCTGCCTGCCTCATTAGGCCGCTCTAATGATCTGAGCTGGTCCTTATATtgagccccagccctgcctccctgagACTCTTTTACTCATTCCTCCCGTTTATTTCATCTGGAGTCAGGAAGCCATTCAAGGGCTCCACCTGGATGGGAGTCTCGTAGTCCTTCCTCCCCATGCTCACCCCGACCTGTGTCCTCCCTCATCGTCCCTGCCTTTACTCATCCGTCATGGGGTCTGGACGCCTCTGGGTTTATTGTCACCCCAACGACACACACGGAGTCACCGGCCACGCTGATTGCAGACTCTGGGTTCTCTGCTTTTTACTGTGGAGCTGAGCCGAGAGGCTTGCTCACACCCAGCCCTGTCCACCGGCGGTGAGGGCCGGGGCATAAGACAGACGGACGGCTAGCGAAGTGGGcgggggaggtggctgggggacaAGACAGGACGCAGCAAGAGGCAGCCCAGGAAGGAGACGGTGGGCTTTCTAACTGAAGCGAGCATAGGGGGGGCCGGTGCCCCACGATTGCTCTGGCGGGCTTGCGGGGGGCGACGATAGGATTTCAGAAGCCCTTGACACACTGAAAGGGAGAAGGCGCGTTGCGATGTGGGGTGCACTCGTGGGCAAACAAACGAAGAAGGGGAATCTCAGGCAAGGCagcttggggcgcccgggggggctcggtcagttaagcatctgacttcggctcagatcgcgatctcaaggttcgtgggttcgagccccgcgtcgggctctgtgctgacagccgggagccccgagcctgcttgggattctgtgtctccctctctctctgcccctcccctgcccacgctctgtctctgtgtctgtctctctcaaaaataaatcaacgttaaaaaattattttagaagaaagGGGGCTTGGAAGGTAGGGAACCGGCCCCCTCAGGACAGTCTGGTCTCAGGAAGCACGGCGATGTTTTACGGGGCGCTCGTCGAGTTGTCCCTGTGACTGCCACCTCCCATCGTGGGGGCTGTGTGGGTGGAGGCTGGAGCAGAGAAGCGCGGGCCCCGGGTTCCTGAGCCCCTGCGCTGCCGTTCGCTCCTAGGGGCAGACGGCACATCGTGCAGCAGATGGAAAAGAACCGGGAGGAGCGGTCGCTGCTGGCGGAGCAGCGGGAGCAGGAGAAGGAGCAGGTGCTGGCGTCCATGCAGCAGCTCCAGGAGGAAGATCTGCGGGTAACGCGCCCCACCGAGCGCCGCTCCCAGCGGCTCCGGCGCCAAGGCGCTCGAGATCCGGGGGACTGGGGCGTGCACTGCTTTTCTGTGAGGCACCTGCGCGTTTCACGTCGCCGCCCTTAGCTCGTCGCGGCCGCACTGAGCACGCGTTGGGCCGTGGCGCcgcgctggggggcgggggtgggcagggacTTGGACGCGTGGCcttccgcccccctccccggggcgcGGGGTCCGACACCAACGCGTCTGCGTGAGTGGACGCAGAAAGGAAATACGTAGCTGTCTGCCTCGCACACGCAAGCCCCTAGGGATGTTTTCTAGCCCTCTTGCCATTATCCGGGGACACGATGTGCCGGGCAGGTGGACCGGACCGGGGTCCTTGGCCCAGGCTCCCCGCGGTTCCCTCATTCAAAGCGCAGGGCACCCCAGTGTGATTGTGTGCAAGAACCAAGCCTTCCCCCTGCCgcccccacaacccccccccccccccaacccgttCGTCCAAATAAAACCCGTGGGCACATCCATCACAGAAGAAACGATGACATACCCGCCCGAACTACCCGCCCCAACTCCGGAGACTTAAATCCTCTCCTGTTTGCGGGTCTGGTCTGCTGGGATTAGGCGGAGGCCCTTGGCTGGCGAGCATTTGGCACATTTAtttgctctcccctccccactccgtTTTTTTGGcctgtgaacatttaaaaaaaaaatcaaaaaaatttttttaatgtttatttatttctgagacagagacagagcatgagagggggaggggcagagagagagggagacacagaatcctaagcgggctccaggctctgagctgtcagcacagagcccgacgcggggctcgaactcacggactgtgagcctgagccgaaggcggtcgctcaaccgactgagccacccaggcgccccttgcctgcaaacatttttatatacacaGGCAAACTAGAAGAATTGTATCACACCCATCAGCGCTGGGCCGAGACTTCGAGACTTTCCGGTTGCCAGTCTGCCTTGCTCGCTTGTCTCTTTTCGGAG contains the following coding sequences:
- the CFAP45 gene encoding cilia- and flagella-associated protein 45; this translates as MPLSAAGILSSSSTTSNRSRNKTRYRTKAVSSEVDESLFGGVKPLTQDNSPTVLLRDKHAIRKTLAALSLDHKPETIQVVTRDMVRKLIVPAKDPSGESLIMSPEDFERIRWASHVLSREELEAREQAFQKEKEAIMDAVATRKKIMKHKEMVWRTNRKLSDLEEAAKERAQDLLQRASQLQAEQEEELRGMSKIILNAKCQAIRDAQILEKQLIQRELDAEERRLDHMMEVERQKAIQRQEELDRKRREERIRGRRHIVQQMEKNREERSLLAEQREQEKEQVLASMQQLQEEDLRDMERRHQEKLKMQAEIKRINDENQRQKAELLAQEKLADQMVMEFTKKKMAREAEFEAEQERIRREKEKEIARLRAMQEKAQDHQAQQDALRAKRNQEVADREWRRKEKENAQKKMETEAKLRQSRLEQVAFKEHALAVQVQRDRDDFERILRAQREQIEKERLEAEKKAAGRLRHADELRRQVRENQQKQVQDRIATFEEGRRLQEEAQKRRERIDDLKKKKIQELRATGLPEKYCVEAERKANILPAASVN